From Chloroflexota bacterium, the proteins below share one genomic window:
- a CDS encoding amidohydrolase family protein, whose translation MIIDGHAHACGDFLTAEGILAAMDANGVDKLVLLPGEHGSAKNYRLLNLAKMFPTWEVAKLTNAMTRMVVRVSGAARHLDQGNQTVFNYCQSHPDKILQFYWVTLKSGFDLAKLDDCYRSWKFKGLKLHQCWDDFRIGAEAFASLVRFAKTYDLPIFIHLGNSTQAAALVEFAGKNPEVKFIVGHLFDIERFINARQPMPNVYFDISCPDLISDIRLQKALGFFGAQRFIMGSDTPYGQANLARNIRRVRALEISEHDKELILGTTLARMLNLVSANSW comes from the coding sequence ATGATCATTGACGGACACGCGCATGCTTGCGGAGATTTCCTGACTGCAGAAGGGATTCTCGCCGCGATGGATGCAAATGGGGTGGACAAACTCGTGTTGTTGCCCGGCGAACATGGCAGCGCGAAAAACTACCGTCTTCTCAATCTGGCGAAAATGTTTCCAACCTGGGAGGTCGCCAAACTGACGAATGCGATGACGCGGATGGTTGTTCGTGTGAGCGGCGCGGCGCGGCATTTGGATCAAGGCAACCAAACAGTATTCAACTATTGCCAATCTCATCCAGACAAAATTCTCCAATTTTACTGGGTCACGCTCAAGTCTGGATTTGATCTTGCCAAATTAGACGATTGTTATCGCTCGTGGAAATTCAAAGGATTGAAACTGCATCAGTGCTGGGATGATTTCAGGATCGGAGCCGAAGCGTTTGCAAGTCTGGTTCGCTTTGCCAAGACCTACGACTTGCCGATTTTCATTCATCTGGGAAATTCGACGCAAGCCGCGGCGCTCGTCGAATTCGCCGGGAAAAATCCAGAGGTCAAGTTCATCGTTGGTCATCTCTTTGACATCGAGCGATTTATCAATGCGCGCCAGCCCATGCCGAATGTGTATTTTGATATTTCTTGTCCCGATTTGATCTCCGACATACGTCTGCAAAAGGCGCTTGGCTTTTTCGGCGCCCAGCGATTCATCATGGGTTCAGACACACCGTACGGACAAGCCAACCTCGCGCGCAATATTCGGCGCGTACGCGCGTTGGAAATCTCGGAGCATGATAAAGAGTTGATCCTGGGAACCACCCTGGCAAGGATGCTGAACCTGGTGAGCGCGAATAGCTGGTGA